AAGTGTAGAAACAATAAAAGCATGAAAACGAAGATGACCATGAAAGCATACGAAACATATAGAACAGAGGCAATGTTTCAGCATGAAAGCCGACAAAAAGGAACAGAGGCAACAAAAAAACTGGGTAGAAGTGAAAGTAAAAATGAAAACTGAAGCAAAAAGAGACAACAAtggaatgaaaatgaaaacgatAGAACAAATAGAATcgtaaaacaattaaaaatgcaGGACGAATAATAATAGCATCGTCAGGTAGAACAAAGCAGTAAGCATGATAAGTAGAAGAATATGGGGGAAAAAGTACAAAGAGTATTACAAGAATAGGGATAGCGAAATTGGAGCAGCACTTACAGTAGATGTAATAACAAACAGCAGGAAAACAGCAATAACACTGATTGAAGAAAGACGCACAAGGAAACAGAGGAAAGGAAAAGCTCGAGAAGCGGAGGCAATGCATAAAACGaagcaaaagaagaaggaaagcaGGCTGaaatgcaagggaaagaaaCTCAAATGATTACCTGGATTCTCTTGCATGCATGAGAACCCGGGAAAGCATGTCTAGAGAGGTGCAAATCTTGCATGGAGATGCCAAAAATTAATGGATTGTAGGCTGCGTATGCTGAGAGGTGACTCCGCCGACCAATAGAAGAAACAGGCAAGGCGTCTACTTATATTGGCTCGATTATTAATGTTTTGTTTTCATTATACTAATCTATCATTAGTATTCACTTGGGATCCTCGGTGACATGTTTTCTATGCCAATCCAATGCCACCTATAGTATTGTGACAAGTGTCCTGTTATTATTTACACTTATAATTTAACTTGATTTGGTTTAACACAAGTgtaaataataacaagacaaTTGGCACAATACTAAAGGTGACATTGGGTTGGCATAGAAAACATGGCACCGAGAATCCCAGGTGATTAGTATTAGGCTTATGATAATAAgtactattattattatgattaaTAATATTTTCATCACAATATAGATAAGATATTATACTAATCTATCATTAGTATTAGCCTTATAATAATAAGTActatgattattatgattaatAATTACAATATAGATAAGATATATATCAtataagaaaatatataagaaaaaactggaaaacaaaaataaagcgAAAAATATTATGCCAAAGGGGAAAAAGATAGCCACGCAGTACCCACAATAGAATAAATAATATTAAATACGGGATAAAGAAAAATagtatattaaaaaatatactaaAGATTGATTTTAAAGgaggagaggaaaaaaaaagcatgggtactatataaaaaaaaaagtaaatactGAATAGCAAAATAATAGGTACAAAAGAATTTAACtaatataaaaatataagaCTAATAGAAGATATGTatgtaatatataatataataaaatataaaaacaaaGAAGGAGCGGAAAAAAAAACAGCATGGGTATataaaaaagaagcaaataaTGGACAGTGACCAAtctaaaatcaagggaaaaaaaatagaagatagATGGTGCAGGGAAAGTGAAAAATGACAGTGCATGATGACGGAGGAGCAAAAAGGCCGCAACCTACTTAGGACCAGCAACAGGATTTGCACAGCCACGTGATTTGCACACGAGTAGGAGGACGAAAGACCAGCAACAATTCAACTGGCATTCCCAGTTTATATAAAGTTCTTTATATACAATACTTCCAAAGTTAATTAATAAGGTGATGTGACAAATTTACCCTAAATAAATGATCAACTATCCAAATTGCCCACATCTCTCCTCCTTTCTTCTCGATCTAAACTTGCTGGTACACCACCAAATTATTATCCATCCCATCTCCACTTCAAACTCCCTAATATGgatctctctctatctcttctACTCGAATCATCCTCTTCAAACCTTTGAGCTCACAATCTCAATATCACCTCCCTCTCTTGAGTGTCTTCTCTTTGAATCTTCCTCATTTCTCAAGTTCTAAATTTACAACCCGTTTCAAATTTACCAACCCTCATCACTGCTAGCCAATCTCCCAGCATTTTTTGACTCAAGAGGCCCAAATCTCATCATTTTCTATCCTTCTAATTTCTATGATTGTCCGTGTTATTGGTGCATTTATTTCCTTTGCTGCATATTGAAAGCCACAGTGTGTGATTGGTTCTATATATGATAAGATTATGCTATGGGTTTTGCTATTTGAAGATCTGGTATGGATTTATGAGGtgtattttcaattttttgcttAGGTTGCTTCTGAGTTTCTAGCCTTGAAACAAAGTTTTGATTTTGCTCTAGTTTTATATAATCTAGCCTTGACTTTTTCTAATTCTTCTATTGCGGTTATTCAAAGCAAGGAATTTTTGGTGTAGTGGTAATGGTGGGAGGTGTAAGATTGTTCatgattgaaataaaaatgaacaaaaaatgataaaacaaATTAAAGAAATGGGTATTCTAGGTAATACACTATTCGTGTGGTTATTGTTGTCCTTCCAATAaaaaagggttaattccactttgtcctcccaaactttggacgattacccactttagtctctaaacttcaaaatgggacacttaagtccctaaacttataaatacctcccacttaagtccctaaacttataaaatgagacacttaaatccctaaacccttataaaatgggacacttcgaccaccaatggcattcaggatttgttaacaattttccttaagtgggaggtatttataagtttaggaatttaagtgtcccattttgaagtttaggaactgaagtgggtaatcgtccaaagtttggggggacaaagtggaattaacccaatAAAAAATTACTGGTCACATTAATTTAGTTGGAGCAATGTGCCGAAAACTCATAGTATAAGCTCGTAAATTGGTACAATTGATAGTGTAAGAGGCAAGTTGCTAATTGAGCATAGTTCGAGGGTGCATTTTGCATTTAACCCTTTTACTATCTTTCTGCAAATTATATCATCATGGCTAATGGTGTCTTGACTTTCGAGATGTCGTTGGACGGCCTTCTAGCTTTTGAAGAATTTTATTTGCCGCCTGAAGAATATTGTAGTAAAATGGATAGAGTCGTGAGGAAGATAATTCTGGAATGGATGTTAGGGGTAATCTATTTTTGTTTAATATCTATTCAAGATTGTTGTGGATgagaaataaatttttttttttttgtggtgttTTACACCAGAATTGGTGGTATGGGAATAATGACGACGAATTAATCCCATTTCTTGCCCTGGATGTTTTTGATTGGGCGGCATATTCTGGATTGAAGATTGAGGTTAcctcttttttctttacttatttatttaatctggactttttttttttgttttctaataAATCTTTTACTAATTCTTTTTACACGAATTcaacattcaaaattttttttctgcCACCTGCATCCCATTAACTTAATGGCATTAAGTATGGTAATGTAATACTATGAATCACTAGTAATTGGATTATGTTTATGCTATATTTggaattttatcttttattattttaaaccCATTGTCATAAACTAAATAGTTAATAACTTGTAATAGAACCTCATACAAATAAACATGTGTACGCATTGGGTAACTAAACGGCATTAGGAAGTCCTAAACTGAGAATCACTTtaaagatttttttcttttgcatttgcaacatttttttttccaacatgCCAACATTTACTAAGGTGACTTGGTAATTAACTATCCTAAGGTAAATACCAATTTATTGTGTTATTATCTGTCCATCCTTTtgtttttatataaatattcaaattgttatatttttatgaATAGGCTAAACATTCCAACCTCAGCATCATTGGGCCAAAATATCAGTCACAAGCTTAAATATGTTCCACCACTGGTTCAAGTACAGATTCATAGATTGTAAATATTGTTTTATGTGTCATAAGTGGGGTCCAATACTTTTGCTTGCCCTTTTTTCCGTAAAAAGTTTAGACGAGTTCAGCTCCACTCATCACCACGAGTTAATACATGCTTTCGAAATTATAAACCGTTTATAAAATTCTTATAAATCACTTATCAATTAATTGTGAATTTCGAGCACACCACTTGGTATAGGAAAGTGAACCATGCTTGTCTAGCCAAGTAATGTACACACACTTATTTCCatctatttttcaattttgtaaTAGCATCATTGATGAAGTTCCTATGTGTTGTCAACCTTTGATTCCCTGTCAACGCTAGTAGACTGATCACTATGTCTGCGTTGTAAAAGTTTGGACAAAATAAAATCTGGGGAGAAACAACAGCACAGTACTGCAGACAAATGCACAGTATGAGGTGGTTAGTACGACACTAATCGTGTCACGGCTTAGTGCTGGTGTGTGGGAGGAGGCGGCTTGCACTGATAGCATTTGGCGAACAGACCAAAGGAATCAACTTGTTTGATGATGTTGCTCATGCTTGCCCACCCTCCGAATCCAAATCCAACCACGAAAACCCATCCCACCACGAATGTGTTCACCACATGCATGGCGGTCCAGCTCGGTAGGAAGAATGGTGGCTTTTCTGCAGCATTCTGCAACATCCAAGATCAGGGgaattgtaaatttcacatccATAAACAATGTGCAAAATCTCTTACGTACTCGTTACTTCGAGGGAAGAGGGGCAGGAAGCAACCGTTCCTGACAGTTCACGGCcaaaatttggccaaaaaaaattatacggTTCAGATCTCATATTGTACCTCGTTTTTAACAATATGTGTGGGACccacaaaattttgttctaaaattACACGTTGTTAAAAGTAAGTTACACCATGTACAGAATTACCCCGTGTGCAAAACGCATATAACCTTCAGCAACCGTTCCTCCGAGATGCCAACCCAAGTAAAGTTTTTATGTCAATACTAAAATTAGATAGCATATGACAAAATGTGGACAATGATAAGGTCAGCCAGCCGTGTAACTCAATGTAGGATGTGGCTAGCATTAGCAGGATTGACTGCTGCAAATACCCAATGGCAATGAAACTCTACCAAACCCATATTGTAAATTTGCTGATATGGAATTTTTCACCCTTCTGTAAAATGCAGAGGTTTTATTTCTGTGACCCCTTGAAATCTAAACCAGTAACGAAGTCAAATTTGCCACTTAGCCAGTATGACATAATTGTGCTTTCTTATATATTACGCTCGGATGAAACGCTCTCTTGTATATTTCACTAGATATATCAATGTTGCTCATACTCTTCAGCTATCTAAAGGCTCAATTTACAGCTTTTTTGGATGTGCCCTTTACTAAGATCACGTGTATAGTGGAAGACTATATGTACTCTACTGGTGCAACAGTCAAGAAAGAAGCTAGCTGACTATTTAAGATTGCTTAACCCTACCATTGATTCctacaaaagtttgaaatgtcTGTATGCCGGATAAGATGATTTCCCAATAATTGATTTTTGAAACTACAATTGTCACGATGCTTCATTGCTAGCCAGTCAAATCAATTTCATCACGAGGGATAGCCAAACATATAATGTACCAAATGCGGCTAGTAATAATAACTAATAGGGACAGTTCCAGCAACTGAAAGAGCATTCGAGTAATGAAAGCCAAAAGCGAATGGACCAATTACTAATGTTTTGAAAACTGGATCAGACTGGTCTATTCGGCCTATCAAAGCACGAATTGGCCATATTTTTTGTCCGACTCAGTAGTTGATTCAAAAGTTTAATTGAATCGGTCAAATCCAATAAAAAACTGGTTGAACCGGTGAAAGTCGGGAGGTTCAACCAGAGTTaataatttcttattttttaaaacaagaatttcagctttatCCAAATATTTTAATActaaaatatacaaaaaatgatTAAACATTTTGAACTAGAGTTGAAACGATTGAACCGGTTGACCTGCAAACCGAAAGCTCTTTTAATTCActccttgattttttttttttttgtcaaaataattCACTCCTTGATTTGAATTTAAAAACATTGGTTACCTGGCGATCCGAGGCCTTTCGGTAAGTAAGCATATGTGCAAGAGCAGGGATTATGTAGACGGTGAAGCTGACTAAAAATGCTCCAACAGCTGAATTGATCGGCCCAAAGAAGGGGAATATTATGGCCAGGAACCAAATTGGTATCACCACCGGTAACCTGACCAATGCCCTTAAACATATGCTTTTTGTGTCATGCATCCGAACAACTTTTTCCCACACAAAATACAGAGGGGTGCAAGCAAATCCAAATGTTATGAACTGCATCAGAGCCATTTAATCAAGTTAGTCGTCAGTTGTATTAGTCAAATGTGAGCAGTCGAAGAAATAGTGACTAAAGACCTGATGGATTAGCATTAGAATAACAGCTGCATCACGAAAACGTGTGCGAGGAAGCACTGAGAAGGCATTTCCATGGTCAAGGAGCTGGTCACCAAAGGCCCAATAAACAGCAGCAGCTGATGGGATTGTTAGTGTGAAGACGTAGATGGTCGCAAACAGATAGATATACTTAAATTTCTGCGGCTTCCACATTGCATGCATGATCTCCCTGAAGACATCATCAAGACTCTTGCATCAGTACATTAACCCATGGCCAATTTGTATTTTATACTGTCACCTTTCAAGACGAACAGAAAAGTAGGACATCTGGCTGGAGCTTTAGATGCTTGACAGATATCATAACAAACCTAATGAATTTAAGCCTGTCCTTGTATTTGAACTGATAGCATCAGAGCCCTCTTTCAAACGACAGGCGAATAAAATGCTTTAGAGATTGTATTTATCCTGTAGAATGATGCATGTTCCCAGGATAAATTTAGTCTCTATTTATCCTATAAGGATTATGATCTTCATAAACAAGTGATACATGTAACAATTCAATCTTAATACCAAGGGACATGCATTTTATTGAGAAGTACTCGCGGGTATTGCCTTCTAATATCTTGATCTTATTAGATAACCAATCAGCTTTCTTATAAAATATCTCTAAATTGCTCTTCAAATATTCTTTCTAAAACATATACAATTAAAAAGCGTAATTAATGTTAGGGGTCTTTTATCAGATCTGCAAGTGAACTCTTACATGATATGAAGATTTCCCAGCAACAAAGAACTGTGTCATAAGACAAAATTCCATGGCTTTTGCATATGTATCTATAAGAAATTTCCCTGCAGTTCAGTTGAAGAAATTACTCACACAGTGACAGCATGACCACCAAAAGTGTAAAGTATGTTGGTGGCACCAGTAAAATACAATACTAGTTTTGTTGGGCCAGAATGTTTTACTCCATCAACCTACAAATTAAAGAGAAATGTAATTGCTGAATTAACAACAATTTCTGTACAAAAATGATAGTCAAGATCAGCATCGTTTCCATCATACCTGGCCATGGATAAAGGCCGCGATGGTTAGGTACCATGCAGTGTAAGTGGTCATCCCCAGACCAAAAAATGACCAAATTCTGTAGTTGTGAAATGAGGGGATGAACACGGTAGTTGCACAACACGCCCCAAATATGTATGTCCATGTTCTCTTGCCCAGTCTGTCATTAATGTAATATATATTGCTGCACTTGCAAGAGTAACAAGATTCGTAAGCTATATTGTTTTTAACGAGTCGAATCGAGTTGAATAGTAGGTGTTTAGACTCTGTTCGTATATTATACCAACAGGTTCGAGTTCGGCTTGAATATTAAACAAATTATAAGTACTGTTTGAATTTGATTCGTTTATTTGTAGAAATATTTAAGTTCAAGTTTGAACTTGTCTTATTAAACTAAAAGAGTTGAATTTGAGTTTGAGATTGAATTTGAGTTTGTAGAtgatttaattatatttttaataaataatacaTCATTTAGAATAAGTTTAGTTGtattttagggttttaaaaaaataatattaaattatgtatacttattttttttagtaaaatataatatatattttataatacTAAATGTATTTATGtttgaatttatttatttttataattatatgTGTTCGTGAATAGATTCGTGTTCGTTTCGATTATTAAACGAGTCTAATATTGTGTTCGAATTCGATTCGTTTATTAaatgatcaattttttttttcaatcaatttttttttttcaattcgaACATGTTGAACGCGAACATATTCGCGGACTACTTGGTTTGTTAAAAGTTCTAGTAAACTAAGATAAAAACCTTAACCAAACTCTGTAATCAAAATTTACAAGCTCTAAAGAAAATGCTATCAGCCCAGCAAATCAAAAAAGAGAAATTGGCCTTTTGCTAAGTCTTACGATCAAAGAAAGACTATGTACCTTGCACAGGCTATCAGCTGTATAACAGCAGCACATAGGAGCATTGTGCAATTAAACGCTAATCCCACAGCTTTCCATTGTGGACCCAACAAACCATCCAACACCTCGAACCACTGCAAAGACAGATAGGAATTAtgaacttttttcttttggcaaggcatattctttttttttttttttttaaaaaaagtggCAAGGCATATTCTTAAACTAAGGTTGGAGACTAAAATGGTGTTAGTATTTATTCAGTTGGTGGGGAAAAAGGAATAGAGGGATTTTCGGGTTCCTCCAAAATGTTTGCAGAGTTTCTCACAGTGCTAACCTGAATAATATGGTTTTTGAAGCTGACATTCTCCTTCTCCTTTCTGGTCCGGTACTCAACATAGAGGACACTGATGAGATAAGAAGTCCAGCTTCCTAATAAACCATAGAATATCTGTAGAAGGACTCCTGAAAGCATCCCCAGTTGGGAGAAAGAGTATGGCAAAGTCAAAAGAACCTGTGCTACCTGTGATCAAAACAGCCAAGattcatattttatttgttttgtgttttctatttttctttgggTACAATCGACATGGAATTCTACTCTTTCAACAATTTGTGGAGGGCAATTTCAGAATTATAACCTGATTTGAGGCACAGCTGAACCAAGCATCATAAACAGAGCCTCCATGCCAAAGTAAGCTTTTGAAGCTATGCCTAGGCTCATGATCTACTCTTTCTTCCTCTCCTCCCTGAGTTCCGTCATTCACACTTATGTCATTCGCACTTATGCCCCCAGGGACAATAGCCTCTTCAGCTTGTTTCTGTGGCACCATTGCTTCTTCCCTTCCTGAAACTCTGAAATTGAATCACGTAAAAACTATCCCACATTtcttggcaaaaaaaaaaaagaagagaaatacTACCAAAACTAACTCTGGAAAAAAGAGTCAAAAGccgtccccccccccccccaaaaagtTCCTGGAGGGGTGTATCAATGCTTTAGGCCAAAAAACAAACCTGTAAATACAACTAAAAAGGATAGGCAAAGAATGTGCACGAGTACGAAAATAACTGATGATATTAACCAGATTAAGTAGAACAGAGAATCAGAGATTTGACTCCTAGTTTACCCTATTTGTACAGGGTTCAGTCGGCGGTTACTACTTCTCAGAAAGTTGTTTTCCAATGTCAGTCAGAGAGCAGCCAGTGAAGTAGTAAATGCCATTCAACAAATTTCACCAACAGAGATCTTTCTTTCACCACTCTTCCAATAAATGAACCCTTTAATGTGTTTGAAACAATACAATGGGCTGTACCAGCAAAGGCGAAGACAAAACACATCAACTTTTTGATTAAATGAACTTGGAGAATGAAATTGCCCACAAACAAAGTAAGTTTGCTTCCTGCGTACACTAAACAGACCTAAAGGGTCTCTCTGAGTAAAAGGATTGTAGGATGGGACTCTGGTTTTCAGCAGGAAAAGAAAGGATACTTCGTTACC
Above is a genomic segment from Coffea eugenioides isolate CCC68of chromosome 5, Ceug_1.0, whole genome shotgun sequence containing:
- the LOC113772048 gene encoding auxin transporter-like protein 2, producing MVPQKQAEEAIVPGGISANDISVNDGTQGGEEERVDHEPRHSFKSLLWHGGSVYDAWFSCASNQVAQVLLTLPYSFSQLGMLSGVLLQIFYGLLGSWTSYLISVLYVEYRTRKEKENVSFKNHIIQWFEVLDGLLGPQWKAVGLAFNCTMLLCAAVIQLIACASNIYYINDRLGKRTWTYIFGACCATTVFIPSFHNYRIWSFFGLGMTTYTAWYLTIAAFIHGQVDGVKHSGPTKLVLYFTGATNILYTFGGHAVTVEIMHAMWKPQKFKYIYLFATIYVFTLTIPSAAAVYWAFGDQLLDHGNAFSVLPRTRFRDAAVILMLIHQFITFGFACTPLYFVWEKVVRMHDTKSICLRALVRLPVVIPIWFLAIIFPFFGPINSAVGAFLVSFTVYIIPALAHMLTYRKASDRQNAAEKPPFFLPSWTAMHVVNTFVVGWVFVVGFGFGGWASMSNIIKQVDSFGLFAKCYQCKPPPPTHQH